A stretch of Usitatibacter palustris DNA encodes these proteins:
- a CDS encoding type I restriction endonuclease subunit R, translating into MTKFTESVVEEAALGWLEGLGYSVLHGPDIAAGEPAAERIDSNFRDVLLEGRLRGALRRLNPELPSGAVEDAFRKLTRIDAPSLVERNRAVHRMLVDGVTVEYRRKDGSIGGAQARVIDFAAATTNDWLAVNQFTVCEGQHTRRPDLIIFVNGLPLAVIELKNPADENATIWSAFQQLQTYQAQIPALFATNAVLLASDGVQARIGSLGAGKEWFKPWRTVTGQADAPAHQAELQVMLEGVFEQQRFLDLLRYFIVFEDAGSGKLVKKLAGYHQFHAVNVAVEETLRAAKSVAAEPPGNYETRQPGGEPGDRRVGVVWHTQGAGKSLTMAFYAGRVILHPAMANPTLVVLTDRNDLDNQLFGTFALCRDLLRQPPVQAADRADLRAKLAVASGGVVFTTIQKFFPEERGDRHPVLSDRRNIVVMADEAHRSQYDFIDGFARHMRDALPFASFVGFTGTPIEKADANTRAVFGDYISVYDIQRAVVDGATVPIYYESRLAKLALKDSERPTIDSEFEEATEGEEVERKEKLKSRWAQLEAVVGSQGRIKLVARDLVEHFETRLTTMEGKAMIVVMSRRIAVELYRELVALRPAWHGDDDGEGELKVIMTGSASDPLDWQGHIRNKQRRDVLADRFRKATDPFRIVIVRDMWLTGFDAPSLHTMYVDKPMRGHGLMQAIARVNRVFKDKPGGLVVDYLGLADELKQALATYTEAGGTGKTALDQAEAVAVMLEKYEVTCGLFHGFDRSPWIAGTPQARLSLLPAAQEHILAQKEGKDRLLQCVTDLSKAFALSVPHSEAMRIRDDVGFFQAVRAVLAKNLTGERKTNEDLDHAIRQIISKAMVSDEVVDIFAAAGLKRPDISILSDDFLAEVRGMPQRNLAVELLEKLLKGEIRTRSKRNIVQARSFSEMLEQALRKYQNRAIETAKVIEELIQLAKDMRKASERGDQLGLTDDEVAFYDALEANDSAVKVLGDENLRIIARELVTTLRANVTIDWTVRENVRAQLRVLVKRILRKYGYPPDKQEKATQTVLEQAELLSSGWATA; encoded by the coding sequence ATGACCAAGTTCACCGAGTCCGTCGTCGAGGAAGCTGCGCTCGGGTGGCTGGAGGGTCTCGGCTACTCCGTGCTGCACGGCCCGGACATCGCCGCCGGCGAGCCTGCTGCGGAGCGCATAGATTCGAACTTCCGCGATGTGTTGCTCGAAGGGAGACTTCGCGGGGCGCTTAGGCGTCTGAACCCCGAACTTCCGAGCGGGGCCGTTGAAGACGCCTTCCGCAAGCTCACCCGCATCGATGCGCCCTCGCTTGTAGAGCGCAACCGCGCGGTCCACCGCATGCTGGTGGATGGCGTGACCGTCGAATACCGGCGCAAGGATGGCTCAATCGGCGGAGCGCAGGCCCGTGTCATCGACTTCGCGGCGGCCACCACCAACGACTGGCTCGCGGTGAATCAGTTCACCGTGTGCGAAGGGCAGCACACGCGGCGGCCGGACCTAATCATCTTCGTGAACGGCCTGCCGCTCGCGGTGATCGAGCTCAAGAACCCGGCCGACGAGAACGCCACAATATGGTCGGCGTTCCAGCAACTACAGACCTATCAAGCCCAGATTCCGGCGCTCTTTGCGACCAACGCCGTGCTGCTGGCTTCCGACGGCGTGCAGGCGCGCATCGGCTCACTCGGCGCCGGCAAGGAATGGTTCAAGCCGTGGCGTACCGTGACAGGGCAGGCGGATGCGCCCGCCCACCAGGCGGAGCTCCAGGTGATGCTCGAAGGCGTCTTCGAGCAACAGCGCTTCCTCGACCTCTTGCGCTACTTCATCGTCTTCGAGGATGCAGGCAGTGGAAAGCTCGTAAAGAAGTTGGCGGGCTACCACCAGTTCCATGCCGTGAATGTCGCCGTCGAGGAGACGCTGCGTGCCGCGAAGAGCGTGGCCGCCGAGCCACCCGGAAATTACGAGACGCGCCAACCGGGCGGTGAGCCGGGCGATCGCCGCGTTGGCGTCGTGTGGCATACGCAGGGCGCGGGCAAGAGCTTGACGATGGCCTTCTACGCCGGCCGTGTCATCCTGCATCCGGCGATGGCGAACCCCACGCTCGTAGTGCTCACCGACCGAAACGATCTCGACAACCAGCTCTTCGGCACCTTCGCGCTCTGCCGCGACCTCCTGCGCCAACCTCCTGTGCAAGCTGCCGACCGCGCGGACCTCCGCGCGAAGCTGGCAGTGGCATCGGGTGGCGTGGTGTTCACGACGATCCAGAAATTCTTCCCGGAAGAGAGGGGCGATCGTCACCCCGTTCTCTCCGACCGACGCAACATCGTCGTCATGGCCGACGAGGCGCACCGCAGCCAGTACGACTTCATCGATGGCTTCGCGCGCCACATGCGCGATGCGCTGCCCTTCGCTTCGTTCGTCGGCTTCACGGGAACGCCGATCGAAAAGGCTGATGCCAACACGCGCGCGGTGTTCGGCGACTACATCAGCGTCTACGACATCCAGCGCGCGGTGGTCGATGGCGCGACGGTTCCGATCTACTACGAGAGCCGGCTGGCGAAACTCGCCCTCAAGGACTCCGAGCGTCCGACGATCGACTCCGAGTTCGAGGAGGCGACCGAAGGCGAGGAGGTCGAGCGCAAGGAGAAGTTGAAAAGCCGTTGGGCGCAGCTGGAAGCCGTGGTGGGCTCCCAGGGTCGCATCAAGCTTGTCGCCCGCGACCTGGTCGAACACTTCGAGACCCGCCTCACGACGATGGAAGGCAAGGCGATGATCGTGGTGATGAGCCGCCGCATCGCCGTGGAGCTGTACCGCGAACTGGTGGCCCTGCGGCCCGCGTGGCATGGCGATGATGATGGTGAGGGTGAGCTCAAGGTGATCATGACCGGTTCTGCCTCGGATCCTCTCGACTGGCAAGGCCACATCCGCAACAAGCAACGACGCGACGTCTTGGCCGACCGCTTCCGCAAGGCCACCGATCCCTTCCGCATCGTGATCGTCCGCGACATGTGGCTCACGGGGTTCGACGCGCCCAGCCTGCACACGATGTACGTGGACAAACCGATGCGCGGCCACGGCCTGATGCAGGCCATCGCGCGCGTGAACCGTGTGTTCAAGGACAAACCCGGCGGACTGGTTGTGGACTACCTCGGCCTTGCCGACGAGCTCAAGCAGGCATTAGCCACGTACACGGAGGCGGGCGGAACCGGCAAGACGGCCCTCGACCAGGCAGAGGCGGTTGCGGTCATGCTGGAGAAATACGAGGTGACCTGCGGCCTGTTCCATGGTTTCGACCGGTCGCCTTGGATCGCCGGCACGCCCCAAGCCCGGCTCTCCCTGTTGCCGGCCGCGCAGGAACACATCCTGGCCCAGAAGGAAGGCAAGGACCGTCTGCTGCAGTGTGTGACCGACCTTTCCAAGGCGTTCGCGCTATCCGTACCGCACTCTGAGGCGATGCGCATTCGAGATGACGTCGGCTTCTTCCAGGCCGTGCGTGCGGTGCTAGCGAAGAACCTCACGGGCGAGCGCAAGACGAACGAGGATCTCGACCACGCCATTCGTCAGATCATCTCGAAGGCGATGGTGTCCGATGAAGTCGTCGACATCTTTGCGGCGGCGGGTCTCAAGAGGCCGGATATCTCGATCCTGTCGGACGACTTCCTTGCCGAGGTGCGCGGCATGCCGCAGCGCAATCTGGCTGTCGAGCTGCTGGAGAAACTCCTCAAGGGTGAGATCAGGACGCGAAGCAAGCGCAACATCGTCCAGGCGCGGTCATTCTCCGAAATGCTGGAACAGGCGCTACGCAAGTACCAGAACCGCGCTATCGAAACCGCCAAGGTCATCGAGGAGCTGATCCAGCTCGCGAAAGATATGCGCAAGGCCTCCGAACGCGGTGATCAGCTCGGCCTCACCGATGATGAGGTCGCGTTCTACGACGCGCTCGAAGCCAACGACAGCGCCGTGAAAGTGCTGGGCGACGAGAACCTGCGAATCATCGCGCGCGAGTTGGTAACGACGCTCCGGGCGAACGTGACGATCGACTGGACGGTGCGCGAGAACGTTCGCGCGCAACTCCGTGTGCTGGTGAAGCGCATCTTGCGCAAGTACGGCTACCCGCCTGACAAGCAGGAGAAGGCGACACAGACGGTGCTGGAGCAGGCGGAGCTGCTCTCAAGCGGTTGGGCGACCGCGTGA
- a CDS encoding nucleotidyl transferase AbiEii/AbiGii toxin family protein: MSGERDGLARSVQVRLARHAKEIGVDPNLVLTRYGVERFLYRLSRSPHAERFVLKGALLLLVWLGENLRPTRDADLLGFGDMADDELLKIFWEVCDFAVEPDAATFDAGSAKVEPIREGDAYGGRRIVLQGRIGTARVSVQVDIGIGDAVTPEPQWLEYPSLLGFPSPRLRAYPRETVVAEKVHAMVVLGTRNSRKKDYFDVRALLREDELDETLLVNAIAATFARRRTELPEGIPVGLSDVFSNDPTHQAQWRAFLAKNRLEGPELADVVNEIREHLKPVLERARGQKVTE, encoded by the coding sequence ATGAGCGGCGAGCGCGACGGCCTCGCCCGATCGGTACAGGTGCGCCTTGCGCGGCACGCCAAGGAGATCGGTGTCGATCCGAACTTGGTGCTGACGCGTTACGGCGTGGAGCGGTTTCTCTACCGCCTTTCGCGCTCGCCGCATGCAGAGCGCTTCGTGCTCAAAGGGGCGCTTCTCCTCCTGGTTTGGCTGGGAGAGAACCTTCGGCCAACGCGCGATGCAGATCTACTCGGCTTCGGAGACATGGCCGACGACGAGCTTCTGAAAATCTTCTGGGAAGTTTGCGATTTCGCGGTTGAGCCGGACGCTGCAACGTTTGACGCGGGGTCGGCGAAGGTAGAGCCCATCCGCGAGGGCGATGCGTACGGCGGCAGGCGCATAGTTCTGCAGGGTCGGATTGGGACTGCCCGCGTGAGCGTCCAGGTGGACATCGGAATCGGCGATGCCGTGACGCCTGAGCCGCAGTGGCTCGAGTACCCAAGTCTCCTCGGATTCCCAAGCCCAAGGCTTCGGGCTTACCCGCGGGAAACGGTTGTCGCCGAGAAGGTGCATGCGATGGTCGTGCTAGGGACACGCAACAGTCGAAAGAAGGACTACTTCGATGTGCGAGCGCTGCTGCGTGAGGATGAGCTGGACGAAACGCTACTCGTGAACGCGATCGCCGCCACTTTTGCGCGGCGCCGCACGGAGCTGCCCGAGGGAATCCCGGTAGGCCTGAGCGACGTGTTCTCCAATGATCCGACGCACCAGGCGCAATGGCGAGCTTTCCTCGCCAAGAATCGCCTGGAGGGCCCCGAACTTGCGGATGTGGTGAATGAAATTCGCGAGCACCTCAAACCAGTGCTCGAGAGGGCACGCGGGCAGAAGGTCACTGAATGA
- a CDS encoding type IV toxin-antitoxin system AbiEi family antitoxin domain-containing protein, with translation MALDRRAWRPKLAYPPLRIFRYTGEALTAGAQTHRIEGRLVKIYGPAKTVADCFKYRNKIGLDVAMEALREGWRARRFTMDELDRYAAICRVQKVMRPYLEALSA, from the coding sequence TTGGCACTAGACCGCCGGGCGTGGCGGCCGAAGCTCGCATACCCGCCGCTTCGAATCTTTCGATATACGGGAGAGGCGCTGACTGCCGGTGCCCAGACGCATCGGATTGAGGGCCGGCTGGTAAAGATCTACGGGCCGGCGAAGACCGTGGCGGACTGCTTCAAGTACCGCAACAAGATCGGCTTGGACGTGGCGATGGAGGCGCTGCGCGAGGGATGGAGGGCGCGTCGCTTCACAATGGACGAACTCGACCGTTACGCGGCCATCTGTCGCGTGCAGAAAGTGATGCGACCTTACCTTGAGGCGCTTTCTGCATGA